In Microbacterium galbinum, a single window of DNA contains:
- a CDS encoding molybdenum cofactor biosynthesis protein MoaE, whose protein sequence is MNDVRIAAIVEHPLDLDAHLAAVDDPRLGAVTTFVGRVRDNDPDADTPVIGLEYSAHPDATVTLRRIAADAEGGAGALVAVSHRIGQLAVGDAAVVIAVASAHRAEAFAVCREIIEAIKRDLPVWKRQHESDGTSSWKGIGG, encoded by the coding sequence ATGAACGACGTCCGCATCGCCGCGATCGTCGAGCACCCGCTCGACCTCGACGCGCACCTCGCCGCGGTCGACGACCCGCGCCTCGGTGCGGTGACGACCTTCGTCGGGCGCGTGCGCGACAACGACCCGGATGCCGACACCCCGGTGATCGGACTCGAGTACAGCGCCCACCCCGACGCCACCGTCACCCTGCGGCGGATCGCCGCGGACGCCGAGGGCGGGGCCGGCGCACTCGTCGCGGTCAGCCACCGCATCGGTCAGCTGGCCGTGGGGGACGCCGCCGTCGTGATCGCGGTGGCATCCGCGCACCGGGCCGAGGCCTTCGCCGTATGCCGTGAGATCATCGAGGCGATCAAGCGCGACCTTCCGGTGTGGAAGCGCCAGCACGAGTCCGACGGCACCTCGTCGTGGAAGGGCATCGGCGGCTGA
- a CDS encoding MogA/MoaB family molybdenum cofactor biosynthesis protein, which produces MTSPSACVITVSDRSFAGEREDRGGPIAVGLLREAGWHCPDAEIVADGADSVSDALRRALARGAKLIVTTGGTGIAPRDETPEGTRPVITRELPGLAEELRRHGLADTPKSVLSRGLAGVVDPFGALVVNLPGSTNAVSSGIPIVLTVAAHIVDQLAGGDHG; this is translated from the coding sequence ATGACCTCGCCCTCCGCCTGTGTGATCACCGTGTCCGACCGATCGTTCGCGGGAGAGCGCGAGGATCGCGGCGGCCCCATCGCCGTCGGGTTGCTCCGCGAAGCGGGGTGGCACTGCCCGGATGCCGAGATCGTCGCCGATGGCGCCGACTCCGTCTCCGACGCTCTGCGACGCGCGTTGGCCCGCGGTGCGAAGCTGATCGTCACGACCGGGGGCACGGGGATCGCTCCGCGCGACGAGACGCCCGAGGGCACCCGTCCGGTGATCACGCGCGAGCTTCCCGGGCTCGCCGAGGAGCTGCGTCGTCACGGTCTCGCCGACACCCCGAAGTCGGTGCTGTCGCGGGGCCTCGCCGGCGTCGTCGACCCGTTCGGCGCGCTCGTGGTGAACCTGCCCGGCTCCACGAACGCCGTCTCGTCCGGCATCCCGATCGTGCTCACGGTCGCCGCGCACATCGTCGACCAGCTCGCCGGCGGTGACCACGGATGA
- a CDS encoding molybdopterin-dependent oxidoreductase: MADRRSGKRFIAWAALAGLISGAVFLAVAELFALLVARAASPVLAVGGFVIDIVPQPFKEFAIATFGEYDKIALLAGLGLAVVIASAIAGILQLVRAPFGVIALGIAGVLSTAAIVTRAGVTPLAFLPPVLGTVAGAVILVLLIRRLRRWREAALAPAAAKKPAVDPSTPPITKPSPTDLATADTKVGVSRRGFFGLAAIAGISAVVVGVASRAVSMTVSSVESIRKALKLPTPNSTVTIPDGAELDVPGISPLFTPNEDFYRVDTALTVPTIDPDTWRLVIDGMVDERVEMSFQDLLDMGLDEYVITLTCVSNEVGGELVGNAKWLGVPIRDVLAKAGVKSGADMVLSRSVDGYTASTPLASLTDDNLDAILAVAMNGEPLPLEHGFPVRMVVPGLYGYVSATKWLTELKVTTFADDEAYWTPRGYSAEAPIKFSSRVDTPKLGEAVEAGRIPIAGVAWAQSVGIDRVEVSIDNGEWTPVTLSKAINDDTWVQWFMEWDATPGTHYVAVRAINKNGDTQIEERAPIAPNGSSGWQRSLVRVN; this comes from the coding sequence ATGGCCGATCGGCGTAGTGGAAAGCGGTTCATCGCGTGGGCGGCGCTGGCCGGCCTGATCAGCGGCGCGGTGTTCCTCGCCGTCGCCGAGCTGTTCGCCCTGCTCGTCGCCCGCGCGGCGAGCCCGGTGCTGGCCGTCGGCGGGTTCGTCATCGACATCGTGCCGCAGCCGTTCAAGGAGTTCGCGATCGCGACCTTCGGCGAGTACGACAAGATCGCCCTGCTCGCCGGTCTCGGACTGGCGGTGGTCATCGCCTCGGCGATCGCCGGCATCCTGCAGCTCGTGCGGGCCCCGTTCGGCGTGATCGCACTCGGCATCGCCGGCGTGCTGTCGACCGCGGCGATCGTGACGCGCGCCGGGGTGACGCCCCTGGCCTTCCTGCCTCCCGTGCTCGGCACGGTCGCGGGTGCCGTCATCCTCGTGCTGCTGATCCGCCGGCTGCGCCGCTGGCGCGAGGCCGCGCTGGCCCCGGCCGCGGCGAAGAAGCCCGCCGTCGACCCGTCGACGCCTCCGATCACCAAGCCGTCTCCCACCGACCTCGCCACCGCCGACACGAAGGTCGGCGTCAGCCGTCGCGGATTCTTCGGCCTCGCCGCGATCGCCGGCATCTCGGCCGTCGTCGTCGGGGTGGCGTCGCGCGCGGTGAGCATGACCGTCTCGTCGGTGGAGAGCATCCGCAAGGCGTTGAAGCTCCCCACCCCCAACAGCACCGTCACCATCCCCGACGGCGCCGAGCTCGACGTGCCGGGGATCAGTCCGCTCTTCACCCCGAACGAGGACTTCTACCGGGTCGACACGGCGCTCACCGTTCCGACCATCGACCCCGACACCTGGCGCCTCGTGATCGACGGCATGGTCGACGAGCGGGTCGAGATGAGCTTCCAGGATCTGCTCGACATGGGGCTCGACGAGTACGTCATCACCCTGACCTGCGTGTCGAACGAGGTCGGCGGCGAACTCGTCGGCAACGCGAAGTGGCTCGGCGTGCCGATCCGCGACGTGCTCGCCAAGGCCGGCGTGAAGTCCGGTGCCGACATGGTTCTCTCGCGCAGCGTCGACGGCTACACCGCCAGCACGCCGTTGGCGTCGCTGACCGACGACAACCTCGACGCGATCCTCGCGGTGGCGATGAACGGCGAGCCGCTGCCGCTCGAGCACGGGTTCCCGGTGCGCATGGTCGTGCCGGGTCTCTACGGCTACGTCTCGGCGACGAAGTGGCTCACCGAGCTCAAGGTCACCACCTTCGCCGACGACGAGGCCTACTGGACCCCGCGCGGGTACAGCGCCGAGGCGCCGATCAAGTTCTCGTCGCGCGTCGACACCCCGAAGCTCGGCGAGGCGGTCGAGGCCGGACGCATCCCGATCGCCGGGGTCGCCTGGGCGCAGTCGGTGGGCATCGACCGGGTCGAGGTCAGCATCGACAACGGCGAATGGACTCCGGTGACGCTGTCGAAGGCCATCAACGACGACACCTGGGTGCAGTGGTTCATGGAATGGGACGCGACCCCGGGCACCCACTACGTGGCGGTGCGGGCGATCAACAAGAACGGCGACACGCAGATCGAGGAGCGCGCGCCGATCGCGCCGAACGGCTCATCGGGCTGGCAGCGCTCGCTCGTACGGGTCAACTGA
- a CDS encoding GTP pyrophosphokinase, with the protein MTTLPVDEISIQETKALRDQFQRFLREYEFGMREVETKISILRDEFTHDHAYNPIEHVKSRLKSPDSIVEKLARKGIDEPDFELIRSEITDIAGVRVTCSFVADVYRLFDLLTAQDDITVRVVKDYIATPKPNGYKSLHAIIEVPVFLSTGALSVPVEVQFRTIAMDFWASLEHKIYYKFSNQVPSHLVDSLSDAAEAAAELDTRMERLHREAHGVPKRQLAPPPPPRIVEV; encoded by the coding sequence ATGACCACCCTCCCCGTCGATGAGATCTCGATCCAGGAGACCAAGGCCCTGCGGGACCAGTTCCAGCGGTTCCTGCGCGAGTACGAGTTCGGCATGCGCGAGGTCGAGACGAAGATCTCGATCCTGCGCGACGAGTTCACCCACGACCACGCGTACAACCCGATCGAGCACGTCAAGAGCCGGCTGAAGTCTCCCGACAGCATCGTCGAGAAGCTCGCGCGCAAGGGCATCGACGAGCCCGACTTCGAGCTCATCCGCTCCGAGATCACCGACATCGCGGGCGTCCGCGTCACGTGCAGCTTCGTCGCCGACGTCTACCGGCTGTTCGATCTGCTCACCGCGCAGGACGACATCACGGTGCGGGTCGTGAAGGACTACATCGCCACCCCCAAGCCCAACGGCTACAAGAGCCTGCACGCGATCATCGAGGTGCCGGTGTTCCTCTCGACCGGTGCGCTGTCGGTGCCGGTCGAGGTGCAGTTCCGCACGATCGCAATGGACTTCTGGGCCAGCCTCGAGCACAAGATCTACTACAAGTTCTCGAACCAGGTGCCCTCGCATCTCGTCGACAGCCTGAGCGATGCGGCCGAGGCCGCCGCCGAACTCGACACCCGGATGGAGCGGCTGCACCGCGAGGCGCACGGGGTGCCGAAGCGCCAGCTCGCCCCGCCTCCCCCGCCGCGCATCGTCGAGGTGTAG